TCCAGGGTGAACCAGTACACCTGCCATTCCTGGCGTTTCTTGTCCAGCGGATTCGCATGCCCGGTCCGCTCCAGTTCGCCCAGGATGGCCAGGACGAGCTCCGGCGAGAGGCGGCGCTTCAGGGATTCGTTGTGAAACAGCGGCGAGTTTTGGTCCCCAATACTGAGCGAAAACCTATTCGTGTGCCTGAGGTATTTGAGAAAGAGATCTGTCCAGaccttcagctgctgctgtctgGTTTCTTCGTGGGGCTGTAGTCTGAAACCCTGGGATTATTCGAGTGATGGAGCATCTACTGGAGGTAACTCACGTAAAGAACGGTGGGAAGGTGTACTCCCAGGGCCATTGGAATTCCGTCATGCTGATTAACTACGAAGtaaacatttgtttttccatGGAAGAAATTACTAATGGCTTAGAGTGACCAAATGCGCTGCATAGGAGAATACCATGCCATTGAAAAACCATCCATTAAGTCAAATTCGTTTTGCAAAAAGTcgttactttttaatttacttaacTATTATGCGTACCTTTTGGTGTCATTTAATAAATGccagttaaaaaaattaggccatttttatttataaaatgatatCTTTATCTTAACTTATTTTGTGaatactatttattttaaacctCTTAAATTTTAGACCCAAATTCCCAGAAAAACACATATATGTCATTTACAGTAAAATGCAATCCATTTCTTGTATTTTGtcttaaatagaaaaaattgtGTACATTAACATTTTCATCGGGCTTTTTATAAAGTTTGAATTGGGCGTctggttttcggtttcggttttattcATGATCTCAGATTTTTCAAAGTCTAAAATCTAGAATGTGGCGACGAAAAAGGGGATTGCAGTGGCTTGCATCATCAATATAcacgcacatacatatattctcgtaTCTGATAAATCTGCTTTATTATAAGTAAAGTTCTAGGAGGCGCAACACTATACATTCAATATCTGCTATTCCGTATTCCTTGTCCACATACGTGAGTTCCGATCCAATTTATACACTTAATGTGTGGCTGCGGGTGCTTAATTACTAACTTTATCGATTGTGTGCTAATGAGTTCCTTCAAGTTTAACTTGCTGATCGGATCAAATGGGATCGAGCTGGCCGTCTGCCCGCAGAGCTTCCTTGGCTTGGTATGTACGACATATATGGTAATCATCTGGTTTGcactatattttatttggtttttgtacACATGCGTGAAGTTCTAGGGAGAATGCCATTCAGGGAATAGGAATAGTTCAGTTTAGTGTGTGGATATCAGCTGGCTAGTGTTTCAAGAGTTTTCAGTTAGTTCCTAGTTAACAAGTGAGGTTTGGTTGAAATCTTTCTTTGCTATATAGGTATTTCCGTATGCTGCTCTATCTGTATCGGTTTcgtaaaataataaagcatttCACGAGCTCTGTCTCTCtcaaaaatataaagtaaatgCCCCTATGTGTGCTTAAAGCATCTATATTGATGAAAATGTACACTTCAAATGCTTCGCTCTGGTTTGTTTACAACATAGCTGaaatgcagcaacaaaattgcaaaatatttcccCTAACATCTTATTTTCCACTTGACTCGCAGTTGGAAGGAATTTTGGTTCTATAGGTGGAAAACGGCAGCTAGATAGCAAAAAATGACAATCTTTCGAAACGTAGGATAGTTTTTTGGTTTatgaaacacaaaacaaatctTAAGcctgtgtgtatatatatcttaCGAGCAAAATCAGCGtaaatcaaaaacaattgATTCCttacaaaatacataaaacataattcgcctgcattttatatatcaTGTACATACAGTTCCTAGatcttatacatatacatccatatatatatacttgattTTCTGGTtgtttaaattagtttttaagtatttaaaaatggCATGTGGTGACATGTATTACAATAcatcatacatatatggtacatacatttatatttaatatcgATTTCCAAGTTGGTATAAAATGCATGCAAGTCGAAGGGCCCAATTCCAACCCCACAAAGCTCGAGTTTTGGTTAAGCTTGCACGGCACCGCAGGGGGATGGATGTGCCCTATGGTCTAGGTTTGAGTTATttcatatacatttataaagttttggGATTTTCGAATCACTGCACGTATAGCATGACAGCATGTTGTTTCACACAATGCTCCATATTTCGACTAACGACTAATACTAGGTATAGCTAGAGATCCTAAGCTACAATTTTTGCCTAAGACTGTTTCGGGGGAGTTGCGTTAACTGATCACTTAGCCAGTGGTTCCAGATAACATCGGACCGTGTTGTTCTCATCGAGCATGGCCGACAGATGGCGCTGCTGATGGTGCGGGGGATGCGGATGGTTAAGCTGGAGAGGATGCGGATTTGGGTTGCTATGTGATGTATGCGACGACGATGATGTGGTGGACTGTGGTGACAGTTTCTGTAGCTGCTGACGCTTCTGCGCGGGCGTCTGATTCGCCGGCGGCAGCGGTGGTCCCGAGTTGCCGTGACCGAATAGATCATTTACCGCCAAACGGCCGCCTGGCGACTTGGCATTCAgtgcttgctgctgctgccggaaTGCGCCACGCATGGAGCCCTCACCAACGCCGCCGCTAACCCCAAAAACCGCACCGTTGTGCTCGGGTTGCGGACCTGATCCTGGCGGCAAAGCCCCGTAGTCAAGGGGCGCTCCATGTTTGCGCAGTTGACGTctgaaaaggggaaaaatgAACGCAATATAACATTAATAacgtaataataaatataataataaacaatagaAATACTTACTGAAACCGCCGCTTAAAATCCTCGTCTTGCATCGCCATTAGACGACGCATCCGCTCATCACTCTGGGGTGGCAATCCATGAGCATCATCCTCCAAGTCGctctcgtcctcctcctcatcctcatcacAGACGCTGTCGTGCAATTGCTCCGCGGCCGTtgcctcctcatcctcctcctcttcctcgtcgtcatcgtcatccgCTGTACAGCGTCGAGCAGATCTTTGCTGAGCCAGcgactgttgttgctgctgcttcttgagctgctgctgttggctcCTGGACGAAACACTGCCGCCACTCAGGCTTCCGCCGCCGTAACGACTTCCGCCGGCGGCCACTGCCGCTCTCATGTTGTTGAAGACGCCAGTGCCAACGCTATTGTTGTACACCTCGTCCACATCAAAGTCACCCACCTCGTAATGCTGCACATCCGAGTTGCGGTTGCTGAGGATCTCCTCGTAGACCGGCCCACCATCCGCCCCGCCAACGCTGCCTTGGTTGTAGTAGGCATCGCCCATGCCCAGATCACAGTTGGAATGCTTATTTCTATACTGGCGCTGCATAAACTCGTGCTGGTACTGCGCCATGTGTGGCGGTGGAGCAgggagctgctgctggctaCCAGCTCGTCGTTGCAAGTGCAACAAGTGAGCATGTTGCTCGACCTGCTCCTCGTCCGAGgagagttgctgctgctgctgatgtagCTGCTGGCGacgcaactgttgctgctgctggtagtaGGCAGCCGCATTGCCAGTGGCTAGTGGTGGGTCCAACGCCTCCGTGTATTGCGGATAGCCGGTTGGCTGGCCAGCCTTGGTCTTCTTGTACGATGGATAGAATAGCACCTGGGAGGCGGCGGCCGTGCGACTGTGCAAAGATCCACTTGGCGAGGCAGGAACTCCTCCAGCGCCTCTCTTCTTTTTGCCATGTTGGCCGCTGTTAGGCTTTTGAGTCCAGTAGAATACCTCGTGTGCCTGTTGCGGCGAGGATGCAGAAGCACCTGTATTATTGTAGTACTCCCGCGGTGTTTTCAATCCTCCTGTTCCAGTTGGTGGCTGCTTCCAGCTGTAGTAGTCCGGCTGATGGTAGTAAGACTCACCCAAAGGtccctgttgctgctgctgttgttgttgcttgtggGCAAAAATCAGGTGTGTGGACCCTGCAGAACTGGTGGGTGAAGCATGACCAGTGGAGCGAAGAGTGCTGCCTCTTTCGAGCACAACATGGCCGCCAAGGGTCTGCGGTGGAGCCTGTAGTGTGCCCGTCATCAGCCCACTCTTCAGGGTTCTCCTTTGTTGGGCCTCGTTTAGTTCACAATCAGAGCTTGCTCCCATAATGGCATCCTCAGTGATGGGCACTGGCgtgtgctgttgctgctggggatCGTCATGCGCCTCTTCGCTTACTCCCAATGGCAGTTTGGGCTTCTTGGACGTGGAAACACTGCAAAGGGTTCCGGCTGTGGGTCCATTACCGGTGACAATGCCCGAGGAAATAGATGTTTTCGAGCAGCGCAAGCACTTGGGCAACCAAGCATGCTGTCTCACATACTTCCGATACTCCCGCCGGATCTTTTCGTTTTGAATGCAATGAAACACGAAGATATAGAGC
This genomic stretch from Drosophila teissieri strain GT53w chromosome 2L, Prin_Dtei_1.1, whole genome shotgun sequence harbors:
- the LOC122618442 gene encoding vacuolar protein-sorting-associated protein 25 — encoded protein: MTEFQWPWEYTFPPFFTLQPHEETRQQQLKVWTDLFLKYLRHTNRFSLSIGDQNSPLFHNESLKRRLSPELVLAILGELERTGHANPLDKKRQEWQVYWFTLEEYGNMVYDWVQETGQTNTICTLYEIASGENTSHLDFHGVDDVVLLSALRLLEEKGRCELIEMDGSHGVKFF